The Sulfurospirillum oryzae genome contains the following window.
CCGAAACGATGGTTGTTGGAACAAAAGAGCAGAGAGTTCCCAATACGATTTTGATCAGCGTTAAAGGAATTGAGGGTGAAGCAATGCTTTGGGATCTTAACCAGAGTGGAATAGGCGCTAGTACAGGAAGTGCGTGTGCGAGTGAAGCGCTAGAATCTAACCCTGTTATGGAAGCTATAGGCGCAGAGGCTGATTTGGCTCATACGGCTCTTAGACTTTCTCTTTCACGTTTTACAACAGAAGCTGAGATTGATTTTGCAATTGAAGTGATTCAAAAAGCAGTTGTGAGACTTCGTGCCATTTCAAGCACGTACGCGTATGCCCCAGAGTGGCACGTTAGTAAATTATAATTCAATAACGAATAGAGGATAACAAAATGGCAAAAAATAGTTTAATTGGCGGCTCCATCTGGGAGGAATACAGCCAAAAAGTACAAGATTTGATGAACCATCCACAAAATATGGGTGAGTTGACAGAAGAAGATGCTAAAAATATGGGCGGAAAGCTCATTATTGCAGATTTTGGCGCCGAGAGCTGCGGTGATGCGGTTAGACTTTACTGGATCGTTGATGAAGCAACCGAAGTCATTAAAGCAGCAAAATTTAAAAGTTTTGGTTGCGGTACTGCGATTGCAAGTTCTGACACAATGGCAGAGCTTTGTATCGGCAAAACGGTTTCCGAAGCGGTCAAAATTACCAACATTGATGTTGAAAAAGCGATGCGCGATACGCCAGATATTCCTGCTGTTCCACCTCAAAAAATGCACTGTTCGGTTATGGCGTATGATGTTATCAAAGCCGCTGCAGCTTCGTATAAAGGGGTTGATGCCGCTTCATTTGAAGATGATATTATCGTGTGTGAATGTGCGCGTGTTAGCCTTGGAACCATTAAAGAAGTGATTAAAATCAATAACCTTAAAACCGTTGAAGAGATCACCAATTACACCAAAGCAGGTGCATTTTGTAAATCGTGTATCAAGCCTGGTGGGCATGAGGCAAGAGAATATTATCTTGTTGACATTTTAAGAGATACAAGAGCTGAAATGGAACACGACCATCTTCTTGCAATTTCAAACTCAAAAATTGAAGGAAGCAATACAGTTAATTTTGATGATTTAACAGTAGTCAAAAAATTCCAACAAATTGAAGCCATTATTGATGAAAATATCCGTCCAATGCTTGTTATGGATGGTGGTAACCTTGAAATCCTTGACATCAAAGAAGGTAGTGATGGCATGACGGATGTTTACATCCGTTATTTAGGCGCTTGTAGTGGTTGTGCAAGTAGCTCTACAGGCACGCTTTTTGCGATTGAAGCCGTACTACAAGAGAAATTAAGTAAAAATATACGAATATTACCGATCTGATTTAATAACGTCTTTTGGGCTTTGCCCAAAAGACTGCATTAGCCACTAGAGCCCTAAAGCTAGCCTTATTTGAGGCAGAGTTTTTTAGTGGTTAAATCTCAATTTCATAAGGAAATATTCGTGGCAAAAGTTGAATTTTTAGGACCTCTTGGTCGCCCTAGTATTGAAGTAGATATTTCAAATCTCAGTGAACTCAAAACCTTTTTTAAAGACGATAAAGAACTTCAAGACTGGCTTGCCATCTGCGCAGTTGCCGTAAACGATACGCTCGTTTGCGATCTCAATGTACCCCTTTCTAAAGAGGACAAAATCTCACTTCTCCCTCCTGTTTGTGGAGGTTGATCTATGTTAGAACTTCACGATGGATCTTTACATGTAAACACTATTTTGGCAGATTGGTATGCCAAAATAAGCGATAAAAACTATGGTGCTTTCATCCCTTTTGTAGGTATCGTTAGAGATGAAGACGGCATAGAAGGGCTAAGTTTTGACATTTATGAGCCTATTTTAAATAACTGGTTTAACGCATGGCAAGAGAGAGCCAAAGAACAAAATGCTTACCTTCTTATGGCACACTCGCGTGGTGATGTTCTCAACCATACTTCAAGTTATATTGCCGCAGTTGTCTCTCCTAAACGGAAAGTTGCCCTTAAAATGATTAATGATTTTGTCGAAGACTTTAAAGCCAATGCACCGATTTGGAAGTATGACTTGGTGAATGGCAAACGCGTTTATGCCAAAGAGCGTTCACACGTGCTCAGTGGCTCTGGACTTTTAAAGGCAGACGCATGAGCAAGAAGACTTTCCTACCATTTGACGAAACGCTTAAAGCACTCGAAAACTCCATAAAAACAGAAATGGGTATTGAAAATATTTTCATAGGCGATGCGCTGGGTCGCTTTCTTGCGGTTGACGTTGTCGCACAGGAAAATAACCCAACGCACGCAACCTCTTCGATGGACGGTTATGCCATTCGTTTTACCGACCAACAACTAGGCTCACTCACCATCAGTGATTTTATCCCTGCGGGGACTGAAACGCATGGTGTCGTACACAAAGGTGAGTGTGTTAAAACATTCACTGGCACACTGATGAGTGAAGGCAGCGATACGCTGATTCCCATTGAAAATGTCGAAGTTAAAGAGGGTAAGATTCACATCACTTCCGCTGTGTCCAAAGGCTTTGCGGTTCGACCCGTAGGTGAGAACTACAAAGCGGGTGAAGTGCTCATTAAAAAAGGCACAAAAATTGGTTTTGCTGAAATTGGGGTGATGGCAGAAGTGAGTATGGTGCAAGTCGAAGTCTTTATGAAACCTCGCATCGCCATTCTCTCAACCGGCAATGAAATTTTGGACTTTGGTGAACCAAAAATCTCAAGTGCTCAGATCCGCAGTTCCAACCATGTCACCGTTGAAGCAATTTTACGCCAATTAGGCTGTGAGTGTATGCGTTTTAAACTCATTAGAGATGATCGTGATCTCATCGAGCAACAACTCAGACAAGCGCTCATGTGGAGTGACATCGTCATCACCACGGGTGGCGGAAGTGTGGGAGACTTTGACTTTTTGCAGAGCATTCTCACCGACATGAAAATCGAAAATATCATCGATGGCTCGTACATGAAACCAGGTCGCCACATCCGTGTGGTCAAATCGGGTCACAAATACATCTACGCACTTCCAGGCTTTCCCTACAGTGCTTCGGTCTGTACCTTTTTATTTATCGCTCCGCTGCTACGCAAAATGCGCGCGCAAACGTTTGCCTTGCCAACGATTAAAGCGTTTATGGGCGAACTCTATAAAAAACGCTCCAAATTTGTGGAATTTACCGCGTGTAATCTTCGCTTTGACCAAGGGCAACTGACCGTTGACCTAGAAGGCAAAAAAGAGGGCAGTAGCGCCATACTCAATAACCTTTTAGACAACCCCGTTCTTTTACGCGTTGAAAAAGATGTCCAAAAAATTGAAAAAGGCGAGATGGTTGACGTGGTACTGCTGGACTTGTAAAAGTCTGGCAATACTCACTCCCCCCAGAAAGGTTTTTATGGATAACACACTGTTCGATAAAACCATCACCTGCCCTTACTGTTGGGAAAACTTTTCAATTTTCATTGAACCCAGTAGCGAAGTGGGCGAGAGTTATATTGAGGACTGTTATGTCTGCTGTCGCCCCATCGAAATTTATGTTGCATCGAAACATGACGACTTTGTGGATATTCGTGTTAATCGTATAGAGGGAAATGAGTTTTAATAGAAATTTTAGTTCTTTTTAGATTTGAATAACCGGATAAGAAGACTTATAATTAAAATAGGGGATATTAAATAGTTAAATATAGTCCCCCACCACATATAGTCAGTATGCCATGTAGTTGAATTTTTTGGATCGTATGATATTTCAATTTTTGCATTGATATCTTGCAATTCAGGTATTGGCTTTAAGATTTCTATTGTTAGAATATAATCACCTGGATAAATTGTTATAGAGTCAATAGTCCTATATATCCGTTCCTTTGTCCATAAGTGTGCACCATATGTTTGTACATCTCTTTGAAAAATAACTTTTTTAGATTCATTTGAAGTTAATGACCATTTTAGAGGTATAACTACTCCTGTCTTATTGTTTGCTAATGAACCACCAACTAATTCATTGAGTTCCATAATCTCATGAGTTTTTCTACTAAAGCTTAAATCAAATTCATAAATTTCTGGCATACGAATTTCAATTTGTTCTGTTATTTTTCCTGCAGGATTAAGCGAAATTTGAGTTTCTAGAGGTTTCTTACTGTAGTAATTTACAAATAACATATGTACTGGGTAGTGTAGAAAAAGAAATATTAAGCAAATATAGATGTACCGCTTTCGCAAATATATCCTTTAATAATTTATTTCGATAAGGATTATATCCAAGTTATCTTTTTCATAAATAAATATAAAATAAAATTTTAGGGCTATTTATCAAAATAGCCCTATCCAACTCCAGTACGTATAAACCATAATCGTACAAAAAACCGCACCAAACAGACTCATGATCGCACCCACTTTAATCAATTCACTGGACGTAATCTCTTCCGTTGCTAGACCGATGATATTGGGAAGGTTCGAGACGGGGAGTAGGTATTGGTGGAGCATATTCATGGCAACTAAGAGAACAAATGCGGTAACTTGCATGCCAGCATTGGCGGGAAGGGCTGCAACGGCGATGGCATGGGCGATGACTACGGGCGTTAATGCCGTTGTTTTAGGACCCGCACCTGTGAACAAGACTTGAAGTGCAAGCATCAGCCAGATAAAAATGACGACTTGTAGTTTGACATCCAATGCTAAAAGAGGGTGAAAAAATGTAGTAGCAAGCCATGCGGCGGCACCCGTTTTAACGAGCAATGAACCCATAGACAAACCAGCCCCGTACACGATGAAAACATTCCAAGGGACTTTTTTCTCAGCCTCTTTCCATGTCATAACTTGTGTTGGAACAGGGGCTATCATCGCGGCAACGGCAAGGAGCGCCACAAGCGTGGTGTCAAGTCCGTGGAGTTTGTCAGTAGCCCATAACAGAAGCGTCATGATAAAAATGATGAAAGTATAGATCTCTTTTGAGCTCATTTCCCCCATAGCGGTTAACTGCTTTTGCATGACATCTTGACCTGCTGATATGTCTTTAATGTCGGGCGGAAACATCTTAATAATCATATATGTTGCGATTAAGCCCATAAGGAGTGCTGGTGGCATGCCGATCTTAAACCACTCCATCCAGCCTACGGTTACTCCCGTTGCATTTTTGATAAGACTGACAGAGATAGGGTTGGCGGCATGAGAAGTCATAATGCCCATACAGTACATCGTTCCTGCAACGGTGACAATATAAATCAAGCCTTTTACAAGGGTACTTTGCCCTTTTTCGACACCAAAGGCTAAACCCATCGAGGTGATAATCGGTAAAACTAAAAGCGTTTTAGCTGCAAGGGAAGGAATAAAAAAGGTCATGAGAAGGGTCACTAGCGAGATCGCCCAGTATAAATTGATAGCCGATTTTCCTATCTTGCTTACAATGATGAGCGCAAGCCTTTTGGAAAGCCCCGTATCACCCATACATGCCGCCATAATCATACCCAAAACGACAATCCAAACGCCTGTTGAGGAATAACCGATCAGCGCTTCGCCAAT
Protein-coding sequences here:
- a CDS encoding iron-sulfur cluster assembly scaffold protein; this translates as MAKNSLIGGSIWEEYSQKVQDLMNHPQNMGELTEEDAKNMGGKLIIADFGAESCGDAVRLYWIVDEATEVIKAAKFKSFGCGTAIASSDTMAELCIGKTVSEAVKITNIDVEKAMRDTPDIPAVPPQKMHCSVMAYDVIKAAAASYKGVDAASFEDDIIVCECARVSLGTIKEVIKINNLKTVEEITNYTKAGAFCKSCIKPGGHEAREYYLVDILRDTRAEMEHDHLLAISNSKIEGSNTVNFDDLTVVKKFQQIEAIIDENIRPMLVMDGGNLEILDIKEGSDGMTDVYIRYLGACSGCASSSTGTLFAIEAVLQEKLSKNIRILPI
- a CDS encoding MoaD/ThiS family protein gives rise to the protein MAKVEFLGPLGRPSIEVDISNLSELKTFFKDDKELQDWLAICAVAVNDTLVCDLNVPLSKEDKISLLPPVCGG
- a CDS encoding molybdopterin synthase catalytic subunit produces the protein MLELHDGSLHVNTILADWYAKISDKNYGAFIPFVGIVRDEDGIEGLSFDIYEPILNNWFNAWQERAKEQNAYLLMAHSRGDVLNHTSSYIAAVVSPKRKVALKMINDFVEDFKANAPIWKYDLVNGKRVYAKERSHVLSGSGLLKADA
- a CDS encoding molybdopterin molybdotransferase MoeA → MSKKTFLPFDETLKALENSIKTEMGIENIFIGDALGRFLAVDVVAQENNPTHATSSMDGYAIRFTDQQLGSLTISDFIPAGTETHGVVHKGECVKTFTGTLMSEGSDTLIPIENVEVKEGKIHITSAVSKGFAVRPVGENYKAGEVLIKKGTKIGFAEIGVMAEVSMVQVEVFMKPRIAILSTGNEILDFGEPKISSAQIRSSNHVTVEAILRQLGCECMRFKLIRDDRDLIEQQLRQALMWSDIVITTGGGSVGDFDFLQSILTDMKIENIIDGSYMKPGRHIRVVKSGHKYIYALPGFPYSASVCTFLFIAPLLRKMRAQTFALPTIKAFMGELYKKRSKFVEFTACNLRFDQGQLTVDLEGKKEGSSAILNNLLDNPVLLRVEKDVQKIEKGEMVDVVLLDL
- a CDS encoding CPXCG motif-containing cysteine-rich protein, whose translation is MDNTLFDKTITCPYCWENFSIFIEPSSEVGESYIEDCYVCCRPIEIYVASKHDDFVDIRVNRIEGNEF
- a CDS encoding DUF5625 family protein translates to MRKRYIYICLIFLFLHYPVHMLFVNYYSKKPLETQISLNPAGKITEQIEIRMPEIYEFDLSFSRKTHEIMELNELVGGSLANNKTGVVIPLKWSLTSNESKKVIFQRDVQTYGAHLWTKERIYRTIDSITIYPGDYILTIEILKPIPELQDINAKIEISYDPKNSTTWHTDYMWWGTIFNYLISPILIISLLIRLFKSKKN
- a CDS encoding SLC13 family permease — protein: MFNTKKIIFIVLALAAMLSMIYLTPEMAGLNFKGKVALGVGIFAIIVWITQALDDAQSGFLIIAFLVLFGAGKIGEALIGYSSTGVWIVVLGMIMAACMGDTGLSKRLALIIVSKIGKSAINLYWAISLVTLLMTFFIPSLAAKTLLVLPIITSMGLAFGVEKGQSTLVKGLIYIVTVAGTMYCMGIMTSHAANPISVSLIKNATGVTVGWMEWFKIGMPPALLMGLIATYMIIKMFPPDIKDISAGQDVMQKQLTAMGEMSSKEIYTFIIFIMTLLLWATDKLHGLDTTLVALLAVAAMIAPVPTQVMTWKEAEKKVPWNVFIVYGAGLSMGSLLVKTGAAAWLATTFFHPLLALDVKLQVVIFIWLMLALQVLFTGAGPKTTALTPVVIAHAIAVAALPANAGMQVTAFVLLVAMNMLHQYLLPVSNLPNIIGLATEEITSSELIKVGAIMSLFGAVFCTIMVYTYWSWIGLF